CCCCGGCGGCTCCAGCCGCACCGACCGCACCGACTGCAGCGGCCGTCGCGGCGCCGACGGGCACGCGCGAAACGCGCGAGAAGATGACGACGCGTCGCAAGCGGATCGCCGAGAACCTGCTGCTGTCACAGCACCAGACGGCGCACCTGACGACGTTCAACGAGATCGACATGACGGCCATCACGGCCCTTCGTGAGCGTCTCAAGGAACGCGTCGAGAAGGAACAGGGCGTCAAGCTCTCGTACATGCCGTTCTTCGTGAAGGCCGCGTGCCTCGCGCTCGAGGCCTACCCGGCCGTGAATGCGCAGATCGACGGCGACACGATCGTGTACAAGCACTATGTGAACATGGGCATCGCGGTGGCCAGCGACGCCGGGCTCGTGGTGCCGAACGTGAAGGACGCCGACAAGAAGAGCATCGTGCAGATCGGCAAGGACATCGCCGCCGTGGCCAAGCGCGCGCGCGACGGCAAACTGTCGATGGATGATCTCACCGGTGGCTCGTTCACGATCACCAACGGCGGCGTCTTCGGCTCCCTGCTCTCGACGCCGATCATCAACTATCCGCAGGTCGGCATCCTCGGTCTGCACAAAACGCAGGACCGCCCGGTGGCGATCGACGGCAAGGTCGAGATCCGCCCGATGATGTACGTCGCGCTCTCGTACGATCACCGCATGATCGACGGACAGCAGGCCGTGTTGTTCCTGGTGCGCTTCAAGGAACTGATGGAAGATCCGGCAGCGATGTTACTCTAACTGCGAAGTACGGGGTACGGAGTAGGGGGTAGGGAGCGGGGATTACCCCATACTCTCTACCCCCTACTTCTTACTTCGCAGTTATAAAAGCACCACGACGCCCCTAAGCGTTTCCGCCGGGACGTCGGGCTTCACCAGCACGCGTTTCAATGCGAGGATTGGAGTCGCGGCCAGCGATTGAAGTGCTGCACAGTTTGGTAGCTACGCGAATTGCGTGCCGTCGTGCCTAATGACGCGCCGTTGGACGGTCGGTAACGTCGCGGATGGCGATTGCTGACTCCAATCTACGACCTACGCCGCCCGGGCCAATGGGGGAGCGAGGGCAGCGCCGGACCGTTACCAGATCCGGACGTGCGGAACCATACCGCCCGCCACCGGGCGGTCACTCACCGTCCGCGATCCGTGCCTCGCCTAATCGATGGGCGCGAACCGGTAGCCGACGGCGGACTCGGTGATGATGAGCGTCGGCCGGAGGGAGTCGTCCTCGATCTTGCGACGCAGATGCGCCACGTACACGCGCAGATACTGCTGCGCATCGCCGTGACTCCGCCCCCAGACGGCGTCGAACAGCTGCTGGTGCGTCATGGTGCGCCCGGCATGCGTCACGAACGCCAGCAGCAGCGCCCATTCCGTCGGCGTAAGATGAACGACCACGCCGGCTTTGGTCAGCGTGCGCGTGGCGCGATCGATCGTCAATCGGCCGACGTGGAGCGGTGCGTCATCGCGAGCAAGCGAGGGCATGCGCGCTCGACGAAGGTGCGCACGGATCCTCGCCTGCAACTCGAGGGTGCTGAACGGCTTGGCGAGAAAATCGTCGGCCCCGGCATCGAGCAGCCGGGCCATTTCCTGATCGGTATGACGCGCTGAGAGCACGACGATTGGCGTGGACGACCACGTGCGAATCGACTGACACACGGCGAGGCCGTCGGCATCGGGAAGCCCGAGGTCGAGCACGATCAATGCGGGCCGCTCCTGACGGGCAAGGGAAAGCCCATGTGCGGCCGTGGCGGCCTCATAGACGATATGGCCCTCGGATTCCGCCGCAGCACGGATGACGGATCGAATCGGCGTATCGTCTTCGATGACGAGAATGGTGGAGGGCGCCATAGATCCCATGAACGCTAGCGCCCTCACGGCGCGCGGCGAGGGCCGTCGGGGACCTCACGCGTGAAGATCCCACAAAGGATTTCCGCGGAATTAGCTTTCCCGCATGACCTCCCCGACTCTTCACTCTGCCGACGTCGTGGTGCTTGGCGGCGGCCCCGGCGGCTATGTCGCCTCGATTCGTGCAGCACAACTCGGCCTCTCCGTCACCTGCGTCGAGTTCGACAAGACGCTGGGTGGTACGTGCGTTAACGTGGGCTGCATTCCTTCGAAGGCCCTGCTCCAGAGCTCCGAGCACTACGAGTGGCTGCGCCTCCATGCCGCCGAACACGGTATCAAGGTTGACGGGGCATCGATCGACCTGCCGACGATGATGGCCCGCAAGACCGACGTCGTGGCCCAGAACACCAAGGGCGTCGAGTTCCTCTTCAAGAAGAACAAGATCACGTGGGCCAAGGGCTACGGCACGCTGCAGCCGGGCAACGTGGTGGAAGTGAAGGCCGCCGACGGCACGATTTCGCACTGGCAGGGCAAGTCCGTGATCATCGCCACGGGCTCAGTGCCGGTGCAGCTGCCCTTCCTGAAATTCGACGAGAAGCGCGTGCTATCGAATGTGGGTGCGCTGTCGATTCCGGAAGTGCCGAAGCATCTGGTGGTCGTGGGCGGCGGCGTGATCGGCCTCGAACTCGGCTCCGTCTGGCGGCGCTTGGGCGCCAAGGTGTCGGTCGTCGAATTCCTGCCCACGATTCTCACCGGCAACGACGACGACCTGGTGAAGGAAGCAGACAAGATCTTCCGCAAGCAGGGGCTCGAGATTCACACCGGCACCAAGGTGACCGGCGCCGACGTCTATGACGACGGCGTGCGTGTCCACGTCGAGAAAGACGGTGTGGCCTCACATCTCGACGCGGATTACGTGCTCGTGTCGGTGGGCCGGAAGTCGGCGATCGGCGGCATCGACCCGGCGGCGCTCGGGCTCGCGATGGGGGCGCGTGGTGAAATTCTCGTCGATGATCAGCAGAAGACGAATCTGCCCGGCGTGTATGCCATCGGCGATGTGTGCGGTGGCAAGCTGCTCGCGCACAAGGCGGAAGAAGAAGGCGTGATCGCCGCCGAAGTGATCGCCGGCAAACCGGTGCACATGCACCACCGCACGATCCCGGGCATCGTCTACACGTGGCCCGAGCTCGCCACGGTGGGACTTACCGAGCAGGAAGTGAAGGCCAGCGGCCGCGTCTATCGCGTGGGCAAGTTTCCCTTCAGCGCGAACGGCAAGGCGCGCACGATGGGCGAAACGCAGGGCTTCGTGAAGTTCGTCGTCGACAAGGACACCG
This region of Gemmatimonas groenlandica genomic DNA includes:
- a CDS encoding response regulator → MAPSTILVIEDDTPIRSVIRAAAESEGHIVYEAATAAHGLSLARQERPALIVLDLGLPDADGLAVCQSIRTWSSTPIVVLSARHTDQEMARLLDAGADDFLAKPFSTLELQARIRAHLRRARMPSLARDDAPLHVGRLTIDRATRTLTKAGVVVHLTPTEWALLLAFVTHAGRTMTHQQLFDAVWGRSHGDAQQYLRVYVAHLRRKIEDDSLRPTLIITESAVGYRFAPID
- the lpdA gene encoding dihydrolipoyl dehydrogenase; protein product: MTSPTLHSADVVVLGGGPGGYVASIRAAQLGLSVTCVEFDKTLGGTCVNVGCIPSKALLQSSEHYEWLRLHAAEHGIKVDGASIDLPTMMARKTDVVAQNTKGVEFLFKKNKITWAKGYGTLQPGNVVEVKAADGTISHWQGKSVIIATGSVPVQLPFLKFDEKRVLSNVGALSIPEVPKHLVVVGGGVIGLELGSVWRRLGAKVSVVEFLPTILTGNDDDLVKEADKIFRKQGLEIHTGTKVTGADVYDDGVRVHVEKDGVASHLDADYVLVSVGRKSAIGGIDPAALGLAMGARGEILVDDQQKTNLPGVYAIGDVCGGKLLAHKAEEEGVIAAEVIAGKPVHMHHRTIPGIVYTWPELATVGLTEQEVKASGRVYRVGKFPFSANGKARTMGETQGFVKFVVDKDTDEILGCHMIGPNVADLLSEVVLAMEYRGSAEDIGITVHSHPTLSETVKEAALSALGRAIHM